A region from the Rheinheimera mangrovi genome encodes:
- a CDS encoding class I SAM-dependent methyltransferase yields the protein MKPALSYHSTTIPRQWQQLPQGEQMAKAIEQQLSQWWPKIFGYHLLKVGSLSSALDTSACNIKHQIKLNEQQEQASVVADPDALPFLELSIDAVLLAHCLEFYPDPHHIVREAHRVLMPDGYLLLSGYNPISSAGLMKLWPGVKQQLPWAGRFFTPSRVKDWLHLLGFEVMYEQRFFWSSLLGQHKPESRWQKWCETYLGYFGASYLLVARKRVLPLTPIRPKWQRAPAFQAAVKGISARQGLYHD from the coding sequence ATGAAACCCGCTTTAAGTTACCACAGTACAACCATACCCCGACAGTGGCAGCAATTGCCGCAAGGGGAACAGATGGCCAAAGCCATAGAGCAGCAGCTGAGTCAGTGGTGGCCAAAAATTTTTGGTTATCATCTGCTCAAAGTTGGCAGTTTAAGCAGTGCATTAGATACCTCAGCATGCAATATCAAACATCAAATCAAGTTAAATGAGCAACAAGAGCAAGCTTCTGTTGTGGCAGACCCTGATGCTTTACCTTTTTTAGAGCTTTCCATTGATGCAGTATTATTGGCGCATTGTCTGGAGTTTTATCCGGACCCACACCACATAGTCCGCGAAGCCCATCGTGTGCTGATGCCTGACGGTTATCTGTTGTTAAGTGGCTACAATCCGATTAGCAGTGCAGGTTTAATGAAACTTTGGCCTGGAGTGAAACAGCAATTGCCATGGGCCGGACGGTTTTTTACCCCGTCCCGTGTCAAAGACTGGCTACATTTATTGGGTTTTGAAGTAATGTACGAACAGCGTTTTTTTTGGTCCAGTTTACTGGGACAGCACAAACCAGAGAGCCGCTGGCAGAAATGGTGTGAAACTTATCTGGGCTATTTTGGCGCTTCGTATCTGCTGGTTGCCCGTAAAAGGGTATTGCCATTAACTCCTATCCGGCCGAAGTGGCAACGGGCTCCGGCCTTTCAAGCAGCAGTCAAAGGCATCAGTGCCCGGCAAGGGCTGTATCACGATTAA
- the gloB gene encoding hydroxyacylglutathione hydrolase, with protein MPDITAIAAFKDNYIWCLRQAKLALIVDPGDATVVQHYLQQQQLQLAVILITHHHPDHTGGIKELKQRWPDVRVYAPALEQDKIPYADIWLKDQDQVELVDFNLTFQVMQLPGHTLGHIAYYSAPVLFCGDTLFNAGCGRLFEGTAAQMWQSLSRILTLPDQTLIYATHEYTLANLEFARWADPDNTVLADYQHWCQQQREQQRPTLPTPLAMQRQVNPFLRAEDVGLQHRWQQHNAVDLFTALRSAKDRF; from the coding sequence ATGCCAGATATAACCGCCATAGCGGCATTTAAGGATAACTACATTTGGTGCCTGCGCCAAGCAAAGTTGGCCTTGATCGTGGATCCAGGTGATGCCACAGTAGTCCAGCACTATCTGCAACAACAGCAACTGCAATTAGCTGTGATCCTGATCACTCATCATCATCCGGATCATACCGGTGGCATTAAAGAGCTAAAACAACGCTGGCCTGATGTTCGAGTGTACGCGCCAGCTTTAGAACAAGACAAAATCCCTTATGCAGATATCTGGTTAAAGGACCAGGATCAGGTTGAACTGGTCGATTTCAATTTAACTTTTCAGGTGATGCAACTTCCTGGTCATACCTTAGGTCATATAGCCTACTATTCAGCGCCTGTTCTGTTTTGTGGTGATACGTTGTTTAATGCAGGTTGTGGTCGTTTATTTGAAGGCACCGCAGCGCAGATGTGGCAGAGCCTGTCACGTATTCTGACGTTACCGGACCAAACTTTAATTTACGCCACCCACGAATATACGTTGGCCAATCTGGAATTTGCCCGCTGGGCAGATCCAGACAATACAGTATTGGCCGACTACCAACACTGGTGTCAACAGCAAAGAGAACAGCAGCGACCTACCCTGCCAACACCTCTTGCTATGCAACGACAAGTTAACCCATTTTTAAGGGCTGAAGATGTCGGTTTGCAACACCGCTGGCAACAACACAATGCAGTGGATCTATTCACCGCATTACGATCCGCCAAAGATCGATTTTGA